Within Labrus bergylta chromosome 18, fLabBer1.1, whole genome shotgun sequence, the genomic segment tattcaactgttaccaagATATCTATAGGCCGTGGCTAAAGGGGGGACAGAATATCCATACTGCATTATATCGTCGTCCTGACTCTTGTGATACAATTACCAAAATGCTGTAAccaaataaagatgttttaattaattaatataaaTGGGGccctttaaaggagcaatatgtaactctgacacctagtgtttaaaatgggtactgcagtctaaatccaaaacattgcagagagctgtctcaccctgccccctcctctctagagtcaatgctgacgcaggttgccatgtggtggacactgaagcttcagtgtttagccagctctgcatcgggctgtaaacctttctgtgttctaacctctctccctttttcaaaagcatctgtCAGGACTGACAAAATGATCCCAGAGCACATGATGAGAGCAAGCACTCTTTTTAAAGTTATACATTCTTGCTTGAATTTAGAtgactaaaaacaacaacaatcacgTCGGCACAAAGCTGCAGTTTGCTGAATTACCTTCAGAAAGACGAGGTCCTCCAAGCCCATGGCCTCTTCCGTGTCTCTGATACTGTTTGTGAGCGTTTCCACGTCATCGTTGATCCTGTCGATCTTTTCTttcatcctctgactcttctcctcctcttcctgtttcagCTGAGACATCAGAGCAGCCTCCTCCTCGTTGAGGAACTGATGCATCTTCTCAAACTCCTCCCTTAAGAACTGAGCCGTTTGGACCGATTGTCTCTGAATGATGAATCATGAGACATCAAGAAGAATCATTTAAACTTGTTCTGTAATTTAGTCACATagaaacattaaaagtgtttttttacattacattgtTGCTGAGATTTGCCACAGATGCATTATTGTATGGATTGAACATCAGTGTGCAGACATCAGCCCAAGGACAAATAATACTGCATCTTCAGTGTTAGCAGCGGATGTATATCTGTTACCTGTTACCTGATACCTAACAGCTGGTTGACATAATAAATGTAATAGCACCTGAATTTCTGATAATGTGTAAAAGAAGCTGCCACTGAAGCAAGCAACATGTAATTGTTTAAGTTTCTGACAAATTACATCTTTCACTAAATTCAATAAACTTTCTTATTTctcatttttctttctattttgcTCTAAACACAAATAATTCAGGCCTTAATGTTTGGCATGTAATATCACAAATTAGATGTTTTTTAGAACTTGTAAAATGAATGTGGCTTTTAATAAGTGtaataatgtatttttagaAAATAGGAAACATACACTTGCTattatttctgtgtttaataTATCAACtatgattttactttttttgcagTGCAGAATCTGGGAAGCGTCAGTCCGTACCTTGATGTGAGCAGAAGTTTCGTCCCAGGTTCGTCTGATGGAGGTCAAACTCTCTAACTGCTCCTGGAGGTTTCTGACTGCAGATCTcagctctctctgcagacagaacaTCAGGTATCTTATATGAAACATTATCCAGGCATGTGATTGGTTAAAGCTAGAAAAGGCAGACAAATTTAAAATCACAGATATGCaaatactactactactagtAATGAATAAATCCTATATTGACGTTTAATAATGAAGACTTTCTGATTAGTGACACAGccagtgaaaaaaagaagagacttcatttttgttttaattaaatgtcGTTTTCTGATAAATATGGAGATGAAGCGACCGTTTCTGAGACACACAGGATCATAGTAACTCGGTCTCACCTGCTTAGATTCattgtgtaaaaagaaaaagaagctgctCCGCTCCGACTCAGATTACACCCAGAAACAAGCACAGATATAAACGATACATTTGCAAAATTCTCGACTACAGCGTCATCATAGTTGGCTACAGTGTTCATTAAGATGCTCTTCAATCCTGCAGATTCTTTCTCCCTGGCCCCCCAAATGTGTTTTGTCAGCGAGTAGCTAACAGGCTGCTGGAAGGTATCACAGCAAATAAACCTGATGTACTACACTGCAAAAAACTCAATTCTTAGCAAGTTTATTTGTCTaattttttatcaaaaatatCTCAGAACACTTAAATTCCTCTGAAAAGTCTTACTTAAATATATATACGACATTGCTTCATATGTATAAGTTAAATTAGATGTCTTCATCTAAATCAGTACATCTCATTTCAACAAGGAGACTGTGCTTGCACCATtggctgatttttttattactaGCAATTCAGACCTTTACTTTTTATATCATGGAATGAAATGGTTGTTTGTACTTTTCAGTTAAATGTGGTATACTGTGAGTGTACTGATTTATTTTGGACTATAGATTTAACAAATACACTCGCtaatatttgagtttttgcagtgtaacaTGGCTAATCCCTGTCCCATGAgttaaaatattcaaacatcCTGTTGGATACtcggaaagaaaacaaatcttcaTGCAATTAAGTGTAAAGATGTCCTCAAGTCTTCTCCATTTTGCATGATTTTACAtgtgtttttcatctttaaaaggCTCTTAAGATCTTAGCAGGTTGAACTCTTTTATTTAAGATCCTTGAGAAGATGACATAAATGTGATGTCATCAATGTTATTTTCTCCAACTGGAAAATAATCCTCCCGAGCCACTTAATACATCCAAAAATACCCAGTACTGCAGACGTGTTCAATGATTTCAGAATGGGGGAGTGTCCCTTTAATTCATGTTGGTGCATCATAGTTAAACTATTCAGGTCAGGGCATCCGGTTAGTGTGTCTGACCTTACAGTCGAGGACGGCGTCCTGTACAGAGCAGCTCTGGTGATCTTCATGCCTCTCGTCCGTCTCACAGTTCGGGCAGAtcagctcctcttcctccagacAGAACACACTGAACATTTCtccatgctgcacacacacctcctctctgtccacGGCCCAAGCTTTCCCTCCATCCCCCGTCGCCATCACACCCTCCTCTGCGGCTCCAGGTGGGAGCCTGCGTCTCCTGGGCTGCCCATGGAACAGGGTCTCCAGGAGGGAGTGGAGTACTGAGTCCATCAGCTCGGCTCCGTAGCAGATGGTGCAGCCGGTCTGACCCAGCTCCTCCTGACTCACCTGGATACACATGTGACACAGTTTGTGTCCACAGGGAAGCGTCAGCACGCCCACAGACTGACAGCCCGGACACTCAGACTCCTCTTCAGGCTGGGTCTGATGCTGCTGATCCACATCTTCATGTGGATCATCAGGCATGCTTGcatcttctccctgctcctcttcttcttcatgatCAGTCTGACCGGCTCTCTCGGCCATGACAGTACACAGATGGATGTTTAACTTTAGTTCAGTGTATAGCTGACTTTAGCTTTCTGTCCCTGACTCTGTGCTGCAGGCCCACAGAGGAATCAGGTCAGGTTGTTCTTCGGTCGACATGCAATCTGAGCTTTGCAACAGGTTGCAAAATCActtcttgtgtgtgtgactacaagctcctccccctcagcTGCTCCACAGCAGCCCCCCGCCTCTTTGGAAGTCACAAAGTGACATGGCAAAAATACTCTTGAATTGAGAACAGGAGGTGTCATAGACAAAGAAAATCacagaagaaaggaaggaacaAAACTACATGATTAAATAGAAGTGAAGAAGCCTGTGAAGAAACAAGTGATCATGAACTACCCTGTCCAGCAATGACAACACAAAGTGCAGCACACAAATACTGCAAACCTTATTTGCTATATagtctgtgctgcagctgtACTTAAGAAATATGTAGTTTTTATGCAGAAGTCATACTTCTTTCTCACAACATTGCGTACTGAACCTTAATCTGtatgctctctctcctctcctcacctcggTAAATGTAACATATCTTTGTCTAGAGAGGATTTTAGGTCAGAACTACAAAAAGGCATGTCTGTCTTGCATGCTATAAAAATTACATGTGTATTTTTGGGCACACTGCACATGACATACAGGTCATTAGACATATTAAATATTGTTCTGGCTTTCTTAACATTATAGAAGTATGGGCCTTTGAAGGCACAGTCAGAACTGCAGCAGGTTtttgtcttgctcaagggcacatcagGGGAGGTCATGAGTTTGGAACAGTTGCTGCACTTCCACAAAGTCcaacaagttttgttcattgacTGTGTAAAACATGGACTTAACCTTTGTGATGTCACCCAGAACGAACGCTTTTTACAAGCTAAACTATGACTCTTTGTAGCCAAGAGTTGAGATTGTTGGATATCTGCAGCTTGCAGCCAATACTACACAACCCGCACAGTGATTTAAAGACAACCAACTGTTCTGTTTACACCTCAGCTGAACCTCTTGTTGTTGCTCAATCCACCTCATGCTCATCTGGCTCACAAAAGCTCCAGTTACCTTCCAAACTGACCATAAAAAATATCAAGCAAACACGATATCGCACCGTGGAtgcctctgagtgaaacataTCGTAAATCTACCAGTTCACTGGGGATATTATGTAGAAGAACttctctgaatgtttgttaAAGTTCACATTAGGGGAAGAACCAGGTCAGTGGTTTGAAACAACTCCAGCAGATCCACAGATACGGCATTCACATGACggataaaaaaggaaaggtgaaacaagttgaacatgtaaaggtgatgaaaacaaacttacAAACGTGATTATTTCTAATAAGCAAATAAAATAGCAGCATTGATAACATGCATTAATGTCTGCATAAACCTTCAAAGTGACCAGTGCAGCTTTGTCATTGACGCTGCAATACTGGATTTCACCCACTACGTGGCAGCATATCACCATTAAATGGaatctggggaaaaaaaggcaaaaatgtgAATTCTCACTGACTCACAATCTGCCTTTATGTTGTGGTTTATGAAGTCAAATGAGTGTTTCTTGGTGGTCAAAGTGTGTTTTATGCAGCCAGGTTTACAGACAAAGAAAGATGAATGAGAATGTATTTTAAAGGAGTGCCTGAAACTGCGCAGTAAGAAAGGCTAGATTACAAGCAATTAGTATACACTTTAGAACTGTGTGGACAATTTACAGTAATACAACTACATTATTACCGTCATTTGTGaaattacatttgaaataataaaaaaaattttcAGCATGATTGATAGGTTTATTTGAAATTAAAGTATGTTTGTGTATATTTTACAATAAGGGGTAAAATGTGCAATTTTAAATActtatttgatgtatttattgatttggAAGGCATCTTGTGACGCCACTTTTGGTGCCTTTGGGTCCTCTGGGGGGTCCCATCCCCTGCTTTGGTAAACACTGTAACAGAGAGTCAGATgactgatttctgattctgattctgatgacatgcaccaaaggGACGATTGTCAACTTCTTTACATGGGAGGTGGGCTCTAACCAGTCGGCCAGGTTCCCTTTAGGATAATTCATTTTGTATAAAGACAATAAGTTTCCCTGTATATGTTACTACACTACTACTTTCACTCAGAAGTTAGGCAAACTCAATATTTTCTGCCTCCGTTTTCTGCAAGCTTCAGTTCACTTCAGTTTGTCTGTCTCCACCACAGAAACATGTACCTGTCTGTGATAAGTGGTGAAACATGATGAGCCTCGAATCATCCCAGATGGCCGTGCTGAAGTTATGGATTTAAGTGCCCATTGAAGCATTTAAGTAAGCCATGAGTCAGACCCATAAAACGGTAACAGCATTGTTTACTTTGCAGAAAACAGGTGGTTAAACGTGCCCCGAGCTCGTAGTTTCCACTAAAGCAGATATTGTTAAGCTCTTATCTAACCTGCCCTCAGCCGTCCACATGCACCGACTCCACTGCCTATCAATTATCAACATCCATGCACATCATTAGAATACCCATAAAACACTTCTGTGGTGAAATGAGCATTGATGCAGAGATGCTGTTAACATACCATGCAGTTGCTCTAATACCACCATCTTACTCAGTGGGCAAAAGCTCAAGATTACCAGTACGAGATCTATGTACCCACTTTATCTGTGGTCATGAGCTCTGGGTATGGACAGAGTTTGGACACTTTTTACTTGCTCCTCCAGGTGGTTTGGAGATCTGCACAACTACCTAGAACAAGACCCCAAAGGGAAGACCAAGAAAGGAGGCAGGAGGCCCCATACCATTTCTCTCCAAAcaaatgactcttttttttcttgaaacacATCTGAAAAAATGGGGATTGTGTTATATTGCGAGTCTAGACTTTTAAATGCTTATATACGTTCACACCAGTAGACAGAGCTGCTTCTCTGTATGACAAGAGTAACGCTGACGTCATGCAGTGTCATGGTGAGACATCAGAGTGAGACATCTTTAATGCCCTCAACAAAGTGGCTCAAAAGTAGGTCAAGTTACTGAACATCATAACGCCGCCTCATAGAAATATGGTGCTAGAGGGTGTAATTCTGTAAAACAGAAATTGCAAGCCCCAAAAAGACAGTCTTAAAAACACCAACAGAGAATATTTTATCAATGGTCCGCTTCCAAGAGACTGATTGGATGGTGTCAAAAAAAGATGTGTCAGGAACACttatagcctagcggttatgttgcgcgccccatgtacagaggctgtagtcctcaacgcAGCGGCTGTGAGTCCAAAtccgacctctgacctctgctgcatgtcatccccttttctctcctcctaacatttcctgtgtctaataaattggaatcgataacagagaagattagcatggcccctgcgcaaggatgacacgcaaattcgtgaagcgttTCCACATTTTTAATTCGAGCTGTCctcagtggtgattctagagtctgttggggccctaagcTAAATTTCcctgggggcccctccaaccagtgcTCATCaacattatgtctgccagtgtcccagCTCTTATTCGTCttgctctttgtttttgcactCCAGAACAGATTCCTCTTTTTCTTCGCTGTAGCCCATGGAGAATGCGTAAGTGGTGTTAGATAGGGCGGCCTTAGAgaggtttcctgctgtcattgtgaaatttgcacattttgtgccaatgctctgttttaaagtttctcagcccttgggggccccCTATTGGCCTGGAGCCCCCAAGCCGTTGCCTGCCTTTCCTATTGATAGCAACTGGCTGTCCTCccaattaaagccaaaaaggcCCAACAAAAATGCATGTTAcaggggggcgctggtggcgcagtggttagtgcgcgcgccccacgtatggaggctgtagtcctccaagcgggcggcccggatTTACATCCCTCCCGTgtcttctttcccgcatgtcattccccactctctctccctgatttccgactctatccactgtcctatctctacattaaagataaataaatctttaaaaaaatatgtatgtaTAAAGTATGTTAGTGACTAACTTTTAGACTTGATTTTCAAGGTTCATGGTAAACTTTATTATCCCTGAGAGGCAATTTGCTTTACAGCCAGCagtgaatagaaaaaaaaactaaaatacacaCAATAAACAATTAAATACACAGATCAAGGGGGGAGGATTTACATGACGCTGTTGATGAGACCACCAGggacaaatgcattttttaatctGTTAGTCCTGCACCGAGGCAGAGTATATCTGCGACCAGATGGCAGCAGCTTGTACTCTGTGTAAAGGAGGTGAGTGCAGTCCCCAAGGAGTGCATGTGCGTTTTTGGGGACTGCACTCGCCCCCTTTACACAGAGACTTGGTTGagttttgtgttgctgtgatatAGACGATGGAACTTTACCCTTTAAATGGAGCTAAAAACAGAGGTTTTGAATTGGCATTAAATGAGAACACAGCTCCACAacaacttctctctctctctctctctctctctctctctccttctctctctctctctctccctctctctctctctctctcaaacactttctctctcattaGGAGACGACTCTTTCTCGTCTTGTCTGGAAACAAAAGTAACATGGAGGGCAAAAGTTGGCCCCAGTACAGGAGTGTGCACCTGGGACTCCCAGAAGGTGTTAAAACACCAGGAGCCCTCTCCCACAAAGCAGAGCAGGGATCATATTAGGCTAGCAGCTAGCAGGTGCAACCTTCACATTAAAGCGAGCCTCCCTAATAAACGCTTTTACGACTGCATCTGTTTTTAGGTCCTGTGGTGGTAATGTCAGCGAGAGGGAGGAATGCTTTACGGGGTAGCAAACACAGAGGGGGATTTGTCTATTAACTACAAGTACAAGTGGTATAAAAAAAGTGCGTTCAACATaaagactataaaaaaaaaagaaatactacCCTTTAACGTAAAGTAAGAATATAAATTTGGTAACCATTCCAGCTCTCTCATGCAGCCTGAACCCTCCAATCGAAAGCAGACAGCAGAGATGGATTATGCAGCGTATCCAGATGTGGGGCCTTGAGCTAAAAAACATGCTAAATAAAACTGTAATCAAGGCCACTGCCACTATGTGTAGAGTTTGCAAATCTTTGAATATGGTTTCACCACCGTGACAGAACGCATTAACCTGTTTCCAGACCTCTGAATTTCTTCCCATATCTCTTATTTGTGTTTGACAAACGATGCTGTGGTTTCCATGGACCTTGCAATAGCCTCTACACTGATTTGTTGGCCAAACACGCTAACCCCAAGGCCCTGTGTCCAACAAAAGGGTTTTTTTCCACTGATCCTGGAATAATTACTTTTCTGGATTCTATGCGACCGGAGTGCTGTATTTTTaagcaacaacacaaaacaagtaGCATTTTACTTATCACCAGTAGTTAAAAACTCATCACTGATTTCTGCGTCCACCCTGCAGaaatcaataaacacaaacGGACGATTAGACCATCCCATGCAGCGAATTGCGATGTCACAATCACAGCTTTCACAAATTAAACCAATCCTCGCAAATTCTTCCTGGCCTTGCATTTTGTCCAATTCAAAATGGACAAATTGCAACTTGCATATCAGGCATTTTAGGAGCaccaatcttaaaaaaaaaagtccagcagAATCCTGGAGAGACTTATAGACTGTTTTTAAGACGTGGACAAGACGTCTGggttcaaaatgaaagaaaacatggcAGGCAGTTTAAGCTGTGTTCTAcctaatgaccagcagggggagaaTCTGAGGCTTTCAGAAACAAGTGATTGTATGAAACGAGCAGGGAAAAAGGAACCATCTTCTCACTTGAGAAGTTCAGAAGTTGTTTGCTATACACTTCACCTTTGTGTTGTCAAGGTATGAGGATGTTTTTACAGATGAAGCTTAAGGTGCTTGTGCAGCTCTACCCCTAGAAATTGTTCCCCAAAAAGACGAGTCAGATAAGTCAAtcctctgccattgttgttgacaaagctgatatcagaagtcccgccccatcttaattttgattggtcagtgagggagCAATAACATTGACGAGTGCGGTGGTGTTCCTAAAGttcaaattgtttttatttaggaGTGCAAGGACAAAAAGCAGCTGATGCAGAGGGTGTTTGAGGGCTGAGGTGATCTGCATTGGTTTTTGCactttcggctccaaaaagcaGCCTTACTGGATACAGGCCCTAACTCTTCCCAGTGGCACATGTCTATGCACCAATGCATGAACTCAAATACTTGTAAAGAGTATGTTTTGGACTTTAGGGCTTTCCAGCTGCAGAGGTTTTTTAAGTTGTTCAATCATTTTGATGTGTCAGCCTCTTCGGAGCCATCATTAATTTAACAGAGCCAAAGCTGTTTCATAGAGAAtaacaaagacacatttaatgCTGTTGTAAAACAACCTTTTGGGTGACATCATGGACACTTCCTGACTTTATTTGCTGTTGTTTGGATGCCTTACTTGATGATGGACACATGTGGTGTGTCCACTGAAACCCTGTGTTTGTCTTCATAATTGCAGCTTTGTGCTTACGTGACACAGAACGTGAAACTTTTCAGTCTGAGATCATGTTTGAAGCGAAGGTCTCGGCTTGTggtcctgctgctgtttgtgttcaaggGGGGATTTTATGGTGCAGcacctgtttgtttgctttagcTATGACTCATTTGCATCTGTGTTGCATTGTTATGGATCGTTGTCGGACATCTTGTTCTAATTTGTTGTAGTTTGTAATGATACTTGCTGGAATAACAATGCAGTCATCTTTAAGCTGCTCATGAGCTCAGTGGTTTTTACCACACTATATGTGTTTTACTCTTTGCTTATACCtgcatttttttataaagactAATGTAAAATGTAGGCAGCAAGCCACCGATACTTTAGTATAatgggtctcttcctggttggACCAGAAGACCTCCTGAGGGAGCTGACCAGGAGGCATCCTGATTAGATGCACGAACCACCTCAGCTGGCTCCTTTCAATGTGaaggagcagcggctctactATGAGATCCCGTCGGATGTCTATGAGCCctgaggaaactcatttcatcCGCTTGTATCTGCAATCTCATTCTATCGGTCACCAAAAGTGGCCAAAGTATATCCCTCACACCATTTCACCAGCAGCAGCTTGAACTGTTAACACAAGGCAGGATGGATCCATGCTGTCATGCTGTTAACACTAAACATCAATGAGGCAGCGAGAATCCTGACTCATGAGAGCAGAAAATCGTTTTCCAATCGTCTTTAGTCCAACCTTGCTGAGTGTGTTTCCGCTGTAGCCTCATGTTCTTAGCCTACAGGTATGGTGGTCCACAAGGGGGAAATGCATTACAAAGTAAATTCAAAAAGAGAGCAGCGGAAATTTGCCTCAAAGCAAGGTGGTGACCACTGGTGGCAACCTTGAAATGTTAATCCAAGGGGAAATCAAAATTCAGCTGAGAAGTAAGCAGGGACAGTCTCAGGGTGCTGGTTGCAACATTAGCTCCTTTGGCATACATGTTGTAATTACTCTTTCATATTTGTGAAACAGGCGCATAAACCTACGTCAGTCTTGCCTTTGGTGACCAGAGTGACTTTCTGTGTTAATCAGGGTCTAAAGATGCAACGTTTGTATTCCCCTCCATGCTCTGTGAAACGTTCATCAGAACCATCTGTTTTCTTGGGAAGATTAAATATCAGACTCTCTGTTGATGTTTACCCCACTTGAGATCTAAATATACCTTTGAGTGTTTCAGCGACCGCAGAGACCGGCCTGATGCAGCCGAACTCACAGGAAATCTGAGACTTcaaacacagagctgctcaCCCTCTCACAATGACTCACGGGATTAACAGCACTCTGTCAGGATGCTCATCACAGCTGGGTGGCCGTTAGCGGAGATGACCACATGGATTTACTATGCCGGTAAAACCATTTCTAGACTACTATtacagagcagaacaaaaacattcattaaagTGGAATATGCAATAACTTCCATAGAATTATTAACAGTCCGACACCCTGTGCTGTACAGCTTCACACGTTTTTCAGTAGTGGGTGCTGGTGGTCACAATatatttttctaattttctgactactcaaagcgcttttacaccacatgtcacacctacacattcacacactgatggtagaggctgctatgtaaagtgaccatcagaaggaactactcccattcatacacattcatacgtcGCCGACGGAGCAGTGGGAGAAATTTGAGATtgagtgtctttcccaaggacacagcgGACATGTTGCTTCAGGAGCTAGGGatcaaccttccggttgagaggcgacgactctaccaactgagccacagccaccaaGAAAGAGGACTTGGGCCAGACATGAGGAATGAATAACGATAGGAGGAAGATTTATTTCCCATGCTCATTGAAAAATTtgagaaaaaaggcaaaaagtccagatcaaagtcagaaaacttTGTCATGAAATTTCTACTTAATTTTGTAAAGATCTCACACGCCCCTCATCACttacaaaaatatgttttcatcaATGTGGCTCTTGAGCAatgttgagaaacactgctcgAGCGTATGTTCAGTCAGGGAGACTTTATTTTGCATTCactgttattgtttatttttcatccaATTACTGTCATTCTCACTCTCAGGCCCTGCAGTCGTTGTCTGGGGCTGTCGATGGAAAATCAGCTGTCTCATGAACTGGTTTCCTCTATCCAATCGTGTGGTTTCTCACGCTCACTGTTACCCAGTCATATTTATTTACGCtccttttttaaagtgaaaagtGGATTGTTTAGCTTTTGCAGACTCAAAACCTACACATATGGCAAGTGACTTTGCAATTCCTAACTTGTAGCTGTTAAATCTCAGCTCCAATACTATGAGATAGAATGAACTATGGCTGCATTAttatacacactcacactactTAGCTTAATAAATGTCTGCTATGTTGGTCTATCTCGTCTGCATTTTTATATTATAGacacattctcacacatttTTAGACATCCACAGTACAAACTTTTTTGATtgatgaaggtttatttttattttttttatgccttcatcTTTAGaggcaggacagtggatatagtcagaaactctgggagagagagagagagaggggaatgacatgcgaaaAAGGTTccacaggtcagactcgaacccaggccgcccgcttggaggacgaTAACTTCGTACATGGAACAAACTGGATACCAAAGAGAACTGTGATCTGAATCAAGCGACCCTATAGGCTTATTGATCAATCTATTCTCAGTACGGTTGGCTTGGGGAAACTAGAAGAAGcctcaaagcaaaaacaactccTCCGTCTCTTAGTTTTCCTTAGT encodes:
- the LOC109989510 gene encoding E3 ubiquitin-protein ligase TRIM35 gives rise to the protein MAERAGQTDHEEEEEQGEDASMPDDPHEDVDQQHQTQPEEESECPGCQSVGVLTLPCGHKLCHMCIQVSQEELGQTGCTICYGAELMDSVLHSLLETLFHGQPRRRRLPPGAAEEGVMATGDGGKAWAVDREEVCVQHGEMFSVFCLEEEELICPNCETDERHEDHQSCSVQDAVLDCKRELRSAVRNLQEQLESLTSIRRTWDETSAHIKRQSVQTAQFLREEFEKMHQFLNEEEAALMSQLKQEEEEKSQRMKEKIDRINDDVETLTNSIRDTEEAMGLEDLVFLKNYKRAFERAQHKVEEPEEESGTLLDVAKLQSCVQHQVWDKMQKIIQYFPVTVDPNTGSVCLGVSPELSSVFVCEKQPLPENPERFVSPQSILGSEGFISGRHIWEVEVGDNSHWSLGVASETVHRKDWSSSDLNPSPAVDSDTDSGGGLWTVSLSSGEYRASPGRSAPITLRRKPRRVRIQLDWERGCLTFSDASDNTLIHRFKQQWSDTLRPYFCTTCSKHPLKITAGKVTVTVE